From a single Mesorhizobium shangrilense genomic region:
- a CDS encoding D-alanyl-D-alanine carboxypeptidase family protein, whose amino-acid sequence MPHSRFLSIFPKLFAALALAAFVAGCATTAPPPEAVLSVPAPAARYAAIVVDAKTGKQLFEVNSTAQRYPASLTKMMTLYLLFEAMDSGRVSKTTQIPVSDRAAAQPPTKMRFRRGETIDVDSAIRAIVVKSANDVAVAVGEYLGGSEDQFAAMMTAKARQIGMTSTVFRNASGLPDDDQHTTARDMAVLGMALHSRFPQHFHYFSESDFMFRGKLVRGHNDMLGRVRGVDGIKTGYIRASGFNIVTHYDADGRQLIVVVMGADSARQRNDHVEALIQRSLSPATADAKTRLMFAEQQ is encoded by the coding sequence TTGCCCCATTCGCGCTTCCTTTCGATCTTCCCGAAACTCTTCGCGGCGCTTGCCTTGGCCGCGTTCGTCGCCGGCTGCGCGACCACGGCGCCGCCGCCGGAAGCGGTGCTGTCCGTGCCGGCGCCGGCGGCGCGCTATGCGGCGATCGTGGTCGACGCCAAGACCGGCAAGCAGCTGTTCGAGGTGAATTCGACGGCGCAGCGCTATCCGGCGTCGCTGACCAAGATGATGACGCTGTATCTCCTGTTCGAGGCGATGGACTCCGGCCGCGTCAGCAAGACGACGCAGATCCCGGTTTCCGACCGTGCCGCCGCGCAGCCGCCAACGAAGATGCGCTTCCGGCGCGGCGAGACGATCGACGTCGATTCGGCGATTCGGGCGATCGTGGTCAAGTCGGCCAATGACGTGGCGGTGGCCGTCGGCGAATATCTGGGCGGCAGCGAGGACCAGTTCGCCGCCATGATGACGGCCAAGGCGCGCCAGATCGGCATGACCAGCACCGTGTTCCGCAATGCATCCGGCCTGCCCGACGATGACCAGCACACGACGGCGCGCGACATGGCGGTGCTGGGCATGGCGCTGCATAGCCGCTTCCCGCAGCATTTCCACTATTTCTCCGAAAGCGACTTCATGTTCCGCGGCAAGCTGGTGCGCGGCCACAACGACATGCTGGGCCGCGTGCGCGGCGTCGACGGCATCAAGACCGGCTATATCCGCGCCTCCGGCTTCAACATCGTCACCCATTATGATGCCGACGGCCGCCAGCTGATCGTGGTGGTGATGGGCGCCGACAGCGCGCGCCAGCGCAACGACCATGTCGAGGCGCTGATCCAGCGCAGCCTGTCGCCGGCGACGGCGGACGCAAAGACAAGGCTGATGTTCGCCGAGCAGCAATAG
- a CDS encoding DUF1003 domain-containing protein, whose product MSTVPKAPEAKAAANQNDTGGEYLEAPTIGSHDASGISDEHLEAPEVPDSEPTGPGATRGKPKKLSSAISGKKFHKRDLVRVDDLRPSLAHRIRTDHPDLPAGARISREELGRYRMRYTEELLQQEHGEFSELDRQVVESIARQDTISENSEEEFEEHRTFADRVSDNMAAFGGSWWFLISFGGVLLVWICINLIEGTVSAFDPYPFILLNLLLSCIAAIQAPIIMMSQKRQETKDRLRSFNDYRVNLKAELEVRHLHEKLDYLISRQWTRLAEMQQMQLDAMHELTGAKTQKRAPRRRRALKSKAVQ is encoded by the coding sequence ATGAGCACCGTCCCCAAGGCGCCCGAGGCGAAGGCCGCGGCCAACCAAAATGACACCGGCGGCGAATATCTGGAGGCGCCCACCATCGGGTCGCACGACGCGAGCGGGATTTCGGACGAACACCTGGAGGCGCCGGAGGTGCCGGACTCGGAGCCAACCGGACCCGGAGCCACACGCGGGAAGCCGAAGAAGCTGTCATCGGCGATATCAGGCAAGAAATTCCACAAGCGCGACCTCGTGCGGGTCGACGACCTGCGCCCAAGCCTGGCGCACCGGATCCGCACCGATCATCCGGACCTGCCGGCCGGCGCCCGCATCAGCCGCGAGGAGCTCGGCCGCTACCGCATGCGCTACACGGAGGAGTTGCTTCAGCAGGAACACGGCGAATTCTCCGAGCTGGACCGGCAGGTGGTGGAATCGATCGCCCGGCAGGACACGATTTCCGAAAACAGCGAGGAGGAGTTCGAGGAGCACCGGACTTTTGCCGACCGCGTCTCCGACAACATGGCCGCCTTTGGCGGCAGCTGGTGGTTCCTGATCTCGTTCGGCGGCGTGCTGCTGGTGTGGATCTGCATCAACCTGATCGAAGGCACGGTGAGCGCCTTCGATCCCTACCCCTTCATCCTGCTCAACCTGCTGCTCTCCTGCATTGCCGCCATCCAGGCGCCGATCATCATGATGAGCCAGAAGCGGCAGGAGACCAAGGACCGCCTGCGCTCTTTCAACGACTACCGGGTGAACCTCAAGGCCGAGCTCGAAGTGCGGCACCTGCACGAGAAGCTGGACTATCTGATCTCGCGCCAGTGGACGCGGCTGGCCGAAATGCAGCAGATGCAACTCGACGCCATGCACGAACTGACCGGCGCCAAGACGCAGAAGCGCGCGCCACGCCGGCGGCGGGCGCTGAAGAGCAAGGCGGTGCAGTAG
- a CDS encoding IMPACT family protein: MFSIEQPVTFRQEIKKSRFLAVAGPVSTEEAARQFVAAHSDLGANHNCWAWRIGVNYRLSDDGEPGGTAGKPILQALDGQSLDSIAIVVTRWFGGTLLGSGGLMRAYGGTASACLRAAIKIPIVATVEATITCGFSDLALVQARLATSPGVRVLHENFIATGAELTVAMPAAEAVLIGQMVTDLSNGRATVLLPD, translated from the coding sequence ATGTTCAGCATTGAGCAGCCTGTGACCTTCAGGCAGGAGATAAAGAAAAGCCGGTTCCTCGCGGTCGCTGGACCTGTGTCAACCGAGGAAGCCGCAAGGCAATTTGTCGCCGCGCACTCGGATCTCGGCGCGAACCACAATTGCTGGGCATGGCGCATCGGTGTGAATTACCGGCTCTCAGATGACGGCGAACCAGGCGGGACGGCTGGAAAGCCAATTCTCCAGGCGCTCGACGGTCAGTCGCTGGACAGTATCGCCATCGTGGTCACGCGCTGGTTCGGCGGCACCCTGCTCGGCAGCGGCGGGCTTATGCGCGCCTATGGCGGCACCGCCTCTGCTTGTCTTCGAGCGGCTATCAAAATTCCAATCGTCGCGACCGTCGAAGCGACTATCACATGTGGGTTTTCCGATCTGGCCCTGGTCCAGGCGCGGCTGGCAACATCGCCTGGGGTTAGAGTCCTGCATGAGAACTTCATCGCGACTGGTGCGGAACTCACCGTGGCGATGCCAGCAGCTGAGGCCGTTTTGATCGGGCAAATGGTCACCGATCTCTCCAATGGTCGCGCAACGGTCCTGCTGCCGGATTGA
- a CDS encoding glycosyltransferase: MSTSANVNSRDALADLATAISESGCVLVSIQHEFGIWGGNEGENIHAFLDNLTKPFVTVLHTTFGPNVRTQRQAGIVRRLVEQSTKVVVLTEKSKESTEALLGRLEPKVVVIPHGVPDLPYVPPPATWMSVGHDQARPIRMITPGFFREDKGLEVILCALHILRNHGYSVSYCIAGEAQRQFEGQAQYRARIEGMIESLGLSGEVHIEGRYLTVSEQAAAIQSAHLGIFGYQEPTQASSGTVPLVLSLGRPVLCTPFEYAVAKAREGSGVFLASGFDPSSIADSIERLIQSGECATLAKSIFDNTRLWTWTLVGERYSELFSDCLER, from the coding sequence ATGAGCACCTCCGCGAACGTAAACTCACGGGACGCGTTGGCCGATCTTGCAACCGCAATCTCGGAGAGTGGCTGTGTACTTGTCAGCATTCAGCACGAGTTCGGGATTTGGGGTGGGAATGAGGGCGAGAATATTCATGCATTTCTAGACAACTTGACGAAGCCGTTTGTGACTGTATTGCATACTACCTTTGGGCCGAATGTTAGGACCCAACGCCAAGCTGGCATCGTCCGTCGGCTTGTTGAGCAAAGCACGAAGGTTGTCGTCCTTACCGAGAAGTCGAAGGAAAGCACGGAGGCGCTTCTCGGAAGGCTCGAACCGAAGGTAGTGGTAATTCCGCATGGCGTCCCCGATCTCCCATACGTCCCACCACCAGCAACATGGATGAGCGTCGGACACGATCAGGCTCGTCCTATTCGTATGATCACGCCCGGCTTCTTTCGAGAAGACAAAGGGCTGGAGGTGATCCTCTGTGCACTGCACATTCTGCGGAATCACGGCTACAGCGTATCGTACTGCATCGCTGGGGAGGCACAGCGCCAGTTCGAAGGTCAGGCCCAATACCGAGCCCGAATAGAAGGCATGATTGAATCGCTTGGCCTGAGCGGCGAAGTTCACATCGAGGGCCGCTATTTGACAGTTTCGGAGCAGGCTGCGGCCATTCAATCAGCTCATCTGGGGATATTTGGCTACCAGGAGCCGACACAGGCATCGAGCGGGACCGTGCCGCTCGTCTTGAGCTTAGGGCGGCCGGTACTATGCACGCCATTCGAGTATGCAGTGGCGAAGGCGAGAGAAGGCTCGGGGGTTTTCCTCGCGAGCGGTTTTGATCCTTCCTCAATCGCTGACTCGATCGAGCGGCTTATCCAGAGTGGCGAATGTGCGACCCTTGCTAAGTCAATATTCGACAACACGCGACTATGGACGTGGACGTTAGTAGGCGAGCGCTATAGCGAGTTATTTTCAGATTGTCTTGAGCGTTAG
- a CDS encoding MvdC/MvdD family ATP grasp protein: MILIVTSKRDGHVDAVAKHISETRVPWVRINIEDFATNVEVDVHPTKGAGRLFVKDSGKEVMLEDIGAVWYRKPDPVAVQHFEIGDPAALDYVEAEFNEVVHGLYALLDRAYWINNPLRTRIAHRKLLQLKTAAKVGFAVPQTIVTNRPAAALDFAHQVNGDLAIKSLGAICVTRMEAEQARQYGIFTRRITDNEMKEHRDKIGHMPTLFQEFIEKEAELRITCVGDEVFACEIRGRPGDVTNDDYRFDTPNLPHEAVERPDLTDRMHAYMKAFGLHFGCFDFIVPKGGGEPVFLEMNPNGQWLWVQLRTGQDIG, translated from the coding sequence ATGATCTTGATTGTGACAAGCAAGCGTGACGGTCACGTAGACGCTGTGGCCAAACATATAAGCGAGACCCGCGTTCCTTGGGTCCGCATCAACATCGAGGACTTCGCAACCAACGTCGAAGTCGACGTTCACCCGACCAAGGGAGCCGGCAGACTCTTTGTAAAGGACAGTGGCAAAGAGGTCATGTTGGAGGACATAGGAGCCGTCTGGTACAGAAAGCCCGACCCAGTGGCCGTTCAGCACTTCGAGATAGGGGACCCCGCAGCGTTGGACTATGTGGAGGCGGAGTTTAACGAAGTCGTCCATGGGCTGTATGCGTTGCTGGATCGCGCTTATTGGATCAACAACCCCCTCCGCACCCGCATCGCCCATAGGAAGCTGCTTCAGCTAAAGACGGCAGCGAAAGTCGGCTTTGCCGTCCCTCAGACGATCGTGACTAATCGGCCCGCGGCGGCTTTGGATTTCGCTCACCAGGTCAATGGTGACTTGGCAATCAAGTCCCTCGGCGCAATCTGCGTAACTCGGATGGAGGCTGAGCAGGCGAGACAGTACGGTATCTTCACGCGCCGGATCACCGACAACGAGATGAAGGAGCACCGCGACAAGATCGGCCACATGCCGACGCTCTTTCAGGAGTTCATCGAGAAGGAGGCGGAGTTGCGAATCACATGCGTTGGCGACGAGGTCTTCGCGTGCGAGATTCGCGGCAGACCGGGAGACGTGACGAACGACGACTACCGCTTTGACACCCCGAACCTCCCGCACGAGGCGGTGGAGCGCCCCGACCTCACCGACCGCATGCATGCGTACATGAAAGCGTTCGGCCTACATTTCGGTTGCTTCGATTTCATCGTGCCGAAAGGCGGCGGGGAGCCGGTCTTCCTAGAGATGAACCCCAACGGCCAGTGGCTTTGGGTTCAGTTGCGGACAGGTCAAGACATTGGCTAG
- a CDS encoding gamma-glutamylcyclotransferase family protein — MATLLYFAYGSNMLTARLQARCPSAKVRRVATADNHSLAFFKRGQDGSGKATLAPDTRVGQRVVGVVFELDECELSQLDRFEGAGKGYDRIERFCVQTDDGTGKLEAFTYIASDGFLDPGLKPYDWYLRLVVAGAREHALPEEYVAAIENTQTAGDPVQDRPSRKEALALLGGTW, encoded by the coding sequence ATGGCTACGCTGCTGTACTTTGCTTACGGCTCAAATATGCTCACAGCCCGTCTTCAGGCGCGCTGCCCTTCGGCAAAGGTCAGGCGGGTTGCGACCGCAGACAACCATTCGCTGGCATTCTTCAAGCGGGGCCAAGACGGGTCTGGGAAGGCCACGCTTGCCCCCGACACTCGCGTTGGGCAGCGGGTTGTGGGGGTGGTGTTTGAGCTTGATGAATGCGAACTGTCGCAGCTTGACCGCTTCGAGGGCGCAGGCAAGGGATATGATCGAATTGAACGGTTTTGCGTGCAAACTGACGACGGAACGGGAAAGCTCGAGGCCTTCACTTACATTGCCAGTGATGGCTTTCTCGATCCCGGTTTGAAGCCTTATGACTGGTATCTGCGCCTCGTGGTGGCCGGAGCCCGCGAACACGCCTTGCCTGAGGAGTATGTCGCTGCAATCGAGAACACTCAGACGGCAGGCGACCCAGTCCAGGATCGTCCATCGCGAAAAGAGGCTCTGGCGCTGTTGGGAGGAACCTGGTGA
- a CDS encoding helix-turn-helix domain-containing protein, whose translation MIELLVEARKDAGVTQVELGKRIGRRQTFVSKFELGERRLDVAEFVTVTRAVGADPLAIIKAAEADRR comes from the coding sequence ATGATCGAGCTTCTCGTCGAAGCGCGAAAGGACGCTGGCGTTACCCAGGTAGAACTAGGTAAGCGGATCGGGCGGCGGCAGACATTTGTATCGAAATTCGAGCTGGGTGAACGCCGCCTGGACGTCGCAGAGTTCGTCACGGTGACCAGGGCGGTCGGCGCGGACCCGCTTGCGATCATAAAGGCGGCGGAAGCAGACCGTCGCTAG
- a CDS encoding DNA -binding domain-containing protein, translated as MSKREIGMTPTFLDQPPDSPEITAYDRAHMKLYIRLLDAAADGADWQEAVSILFGITTALEPERARRVYDTHLARARWMTEHGYRELARVALH; from the coding sequence ATGAGCAAGCGGGAGATCGGCATGACACCAACCTTCCTCGACCAGCCACCAGATAGCCCAGAGATCACCGCTTACGATCGAGCACATATGAAACTGTACATCCGTCTTCTGGATGCAGCGGCCGATGGCGCGGACTGGCAAGAAGCGGTTTCGATCCTCTTCGGGATCACCACTGCCCTCGAACCCGAACGGGCCCGCCGCGTCTACGACACCCATCTTGCCCGCGCCCGCTGGATGACGGAGCACGGCTACCGCGAACTGGCTCGCGTGGCCCTCCACTAG
- a CDS encoding SIR2 family protein yields MLLLGAGASISSRIPSASTCIWQWKRSIFLSNHPGMERNFDELSLGMVQERIQDWLDTQPGFPRAGDAEEYGFYIDRCYPRIEDRRSFFQRHIQGAKLSSGYRIVARLAKNNLFRLAWTTNFDGLIARALAETSVTPVEIGLDSTNRIVRTNRAGELNCVALHGDYRYDALRNTDSEVQRLDGELRQALVDQSVASPLIVLGYSGRDNSIMEALTDCYSRSGAGVLYWCGFGDGPPPEAVATLIVAARKAGRTAFYVPGAAFDDVMRRLALATLSGADREDVLGIIAKTGTEQPSSTPFTVPAGAIGGIVKSTAFRLRCPVEAYSFKPASMPEQGVWRWVREAIGERRDLVAVPYRGRVWALGTLTSIHEVFEDPMAEAPIRVPIDISELRHEDGAVTHLLVHSLALAVAGARNLPSEGPLLWDPEKPQRRQLDGRSYKVHDAVLLFIRRAGRDTFLVLKPTVKVLAADGSPAPKEDEKAIKLGIFGYQHNDKFDAAVERWRRQLFGEGTLFSCPPGEDSGFVFTIDRAPVSAAIVAAPGETAIPDKAAAKSVQKGFRIREPNLLFASKGNTGMVNDPHPVRGLVSNRPFDFSLTRSGMAHDIKLGVICPQPEASTTAARLTMLEQAASPSETEKDYLLDFPGFSQAFGLPLVIPRPQDLSWRAPDEPSPDLTKERGTRFAARAVIQAIDELRSAQRVNVILIVTPLRWANWRSFETDDERFDLHDFVKAYCARKGIATQFLDEDTLTDPQTCRIRWWLSLALYAKSFRTPFVLQAAGADTAYVGLGTSIDRHGPHGRKVVLGCSHIFNQQGQGLQYRLSKVENPSFDRRQRNAFLSRDDARRVGESIRQLFFEARSALPRRVVIHKRFEFRRDEREGLLEGLTGIAEVDMVEITVDDAFRYVNSKMYSGKLEVDKFPVARGTVIPIGDQEALLWVHGSAAAIRNNWRYYQGKRRIPAPLRIRRHAGATDLQTLATEILGLSKMNWNSFDLYTQVPATLETSGQIARIGRLMENFGEANYDYRLLM; encoded by the coding sequence ATGCTGCTGCTCGGCGCTGGCGCGTCGATATCATCGCGCATTCCGTCCGCGTCGACCTGTATCTGGCAATGGAAGCGATCGATCTTCCTGTCCAACCATCCCGGGATGGAGCGCAATTTCGATGAGCTGTCACTCGGCATGGTGCAGGAACGTATCCAGGACTGGCTCGACACGCAGCCGGGCTTCCCGCGTGCCGGCGATGCAGAGGAGTACGGGTTCTATATCGACCGCTGCTATCCGCGCATCGAGGATCGCCGCTCGTTCTTCCAGCGGCACATCCAGGGCGCGAAACTGAGCAGCGGCTACCGGATTGTTGCGCGCCTAGCCAAGAACAACCTGTTCCGGCTGGCCTGGACCACCAACTTCGACGGCCTCATTGCAAGAGCGCTCGCCGAGACGTCCGTCACCCCGGTGGAGATCGGGCTCGATTCGACCAACAGGATCGTGCGCACCAACCGCGCCGGCGAACTGAACTGCGTCGCTCTGCATGGGGACTACCGCTACGACGCCCTTCGCAACACCGACTCCGAAGTGCAGCGCCTCGACGGAGAATTGCGGCAGGCACTTGTCGACCAGTCAGTCGCCTCCCCGCTTATCGTGCTCGGCTATAGCGGCCGCGACAACTCGATCATGGAAGCTCTGACCGACTGCTACTCGCGTTCCGGTGCGGGCGTGCTTTACTGGTGTGGCTTCGGCGACGGGCCGCCGCCGGAAGCTGTTGCCACCCTCATCGTCGCTGCGCGCAAGGCCGGCCGTACCGCGTTCTATGTCCCGGGTGCCGCCTTCGATGATGTCATGCGTCGCCTGGCCCTGGCCACCTTGAGTGGTGCGGACCGCGAGGATGTGCTCGGCATCATCGCCAAAACGGGCACAGAACAGCCGTCCTCGACGCCCTTCACCGTGCCGGCGGGGGCGATCGGCGGTATCGTCAAGAGCACAGCCTTCAGGCTCCGCTGCCCGGTCGAAGCTTACTCCTTCAAACCCGCCTCGATGCCCGAGCAGGGCGTATGGCGATGGGTGCGCGAGGCGATCGGTGAACGCCGCGACCTAGTGGCCGTGCCCTACAGGGGAAGGGTGTGGGCGCTTGGCACCCTGACCAGTATCCATGAGGTGTTCGAGGACCCTATGGCCGAAGCGCCTATTCGCGTCCCGATCGACATCAGCGAACTGCGCCATGAGGACGGCGCGGTCACGCATCTGCTTGTGCATTCCCTCGCCCTTGCGGTCGCCGGCGCCCGGAACCTGCCATCGGAGGGACCCTTGCTGTGGGATCCGGAAAAGCCACAGCGCAGGCAGCTCGATGGCCGCAGCTACAAGGTCCATGACGCGGTCCTGCTGTTCATCCGTCGCGCCGGCCGGGACACGTTCCTGGTCCTGAAGCCTACGGTGAAGGTCCTTGCTGCCGATGGCTCGCCGGCCCCGAAGGAGGACGAGAAGGCGATCAAGCTCGGCATTTTCGGCTATCAGCACAACGACAAGTTCGACGCGGCCGTCGAACGCTGGCGCCGCCAGCTGTTCGGCGAGGGCACGCTGTTCAGTTGCCCGCCGGGCGAGGATAGCGGCTTCGTCTTCACGATCGACCGCGCGCCCGTGTCCGCGGCGATTGTGGCAGCGCCGGGAGAGACCGCGATCCCCGACAAGGCCGCCGCGAAATCGGTGCAGAAGGGTTTCAGGATCAGGGAGCCAAACCTGCTATTCGCCAGCAAGGGTAACACAGGCATGGTTAATGACCCGCACCCGGTGCGGGGCCTGGTGTCGAACCGCCCGTTCGACTTCAGCCTCACGCGTTCTGGCATGGCGCACGACATCAAGCTCGGGGTCATCTGCCCACAGCCCGAGGCCTCCACCACGGCGGCGCGGCTGACCATGCTGGAGCAAGCGGCAAGCCCCAGTGAAACTGAAAAGGATTACCTCCTGGACTTTCCGGGGTTCTCGCAGGCATTCGGCTTACCGCTCGTCATCCCGCGACCGCAGGACCTGTCATGGCGCGCGCCCGATGAGCCGTCCCCGGACCTGACGAAGGAGCGCGGCACCCGCTTCGCGGCGCGTGCTGTGATACAGGCCATCGATGAACTACGCAGCGCACAGCGCGTGAACGTCATCCTGATCGTCACGCCGCTGCGCTGGGCGAATTGGCGCTCCTTCGAGACCGACGACGAACGCTTCGACCTGCATGATTTCGTCAAGGCCTATTGCGCCCGCAAAGGCATCGCGACGCAATTCCTCGACGAGGATACCCTGACCGATCCGCAGACCTGCCGCATCCGGTGGTGGCTGTCGCTGGCCCTGTACGCGAAGAGCTTCCGCACCCCGTTCGTCCTGCAGGCGGCAGGCGCCGACACCGCCTATGTCGGCCTCGGTACCAGCATCGACCGTCACGGCCCACACGGCCGCAAGGTCGTGCTCGGCTGCAGCCACATCTTCAACCAGCAGGGCCAAGGCCTGCAGTACCGTCTGAGCAAGGTCGAGAACCCAAGCTTCGACCGCCGCCAGCGCAACGCGTTCCTGTCCCGCGACGATGCGCGGCGCGTTGGCGAATCCATTCGCCAGCTATTCTTTGAGGCTCGCAGCGCCCTGCCTCGCCGCGTCGTCATCCATAAGCGCTTCGAGTTCCGGCGGGACGAGCGCGAAGGCTTGCTTGAAGGCCTCACCGGTATAGCCGAGGTCGATATGGTTGAGATCACCGTCGACGATGCGTTCCGCTACGTGAATTCCAAGATGTATTCGGGCAAGCTTGAGGTCGACAAGTTCCCGGTTGCCCGAGGAACCGTCATTCCAATAGGCGACCAGGAAGCGCTGCTGTGGGTGCATGGCAGCGCCGCGGCGATACGCAACAACTGGCGCTACTACCAAGGCAAGCGACGCATCCCCGCGCCGCTGCGGATCCGCCGGCACGCCGGTGCGACCGACCTGCAGACGCTGGCGACCGAGATCCTCGGCCTGTCAAAGATGAACTGGAACAGTTTCGATCTTTACACCCAGGTGCCCGCCACCCTCGAGACGTCCGGTCAGATCGCGCGCATCGGGCGTTTGATGGAAAATTTTGGTGAGGCGAATTATGACTACCGGCTGTTGATGTAG
- a CDS encoding AbiV family abortive infection protein, with amino-acid sequence MATETVQMEPPAPDTADAMAPLNELVEEIAAGRVSVMEIMRSAPEGDYFAFVQQARLSRMLMADRRVLERLMVEMRGKMIEAGADPDNRDIDNELARKDGARRFPKLLSERADAINTQASLLTAKTFPERLEQYTGLIAYVEKLWADACELFHRGNFPMTAFMSILVIEEVGKLTRLADELIYLDAPLPIAGHPVVEKSHRRKHFMSVMSGALVNARLERILGKNTVRRVLHEAESDELEKTRQRCLYIDMAEGRAVTPTERIGEPRARELTILAGELMAEILGHFPWEFERMMVNVVAFERQLGLPEKKIERR; translated from the coding sequence ATGGCGACCGAGACAGTACAGATGGAACCGCCCGCGCCCGACACAGCGGATGCCATGGCGCCGCTCAACGAACTGGTCGAAGAGATCGCCGCGGGCCGTGTGTCCGTGATGGAGATCATGCGCTCCGCGCCGGAGGGCGACTATTTCGCTTTCGTGCAGCAGGCACGCTTGTCCCGGATGCTGATGGCGGACCGTCGTGTCCTTGAACGCCTCATGGTGGAGATGCGCGGTAAGATGATCGAAGCGGGCGCCGACCCGGACAACCGCGACATCGACAACGAACTCGCGCGCAAGGACGGCGCAAGACGGTTCCCCAAATTGCTCTCCGAGCGAGCCGATGCCATCAACACGCAGGCTTCGTTGCTCACAGCGAAGACCTTTCCCGAACGGCTTGAGCAGTACACGGGTCTCATCGCTTACGTCGAAAAGCTCTGGGCGGATGCCTGCGAGCTCTTCCATCGCGGCAACTTCCCAATGACGGCGTTCATGTCGATCCTCGTCATCGAGGAAGTTGGCAAGCTCACGCGGCTGGCAGATGAGCTGATCTATCTCGATGCGCCGTTGCCGATTGCCGGCCACCCGGTCGTCGAGAAGAGTCATCGCAGGAAGCATTTCATGAGCGTCATGTCCGGCGCGCTGGTCAACGCCCGACTGGAGCGCATCCTGGGGAAGAACACCGTCCGACGCGTGCTTCATGAGGCCGAGAGCGACGAGCTGGAGAAGACACGGCAACGGTGCCTCTACATCGACATGGCGGAGGGGCGCGCCGTCACCCCAACCGAGAGGATCGGCGAGCCTCGTGCGCGCGAGCTTACCATCCTGGCAGGCGAGCTGATGGCCGAGATCCTCGGGCACTTTCCGTGGGAATTCGAGCGGATGATGGTGAACGTCGTCGCCTTTGAACGCCAGCTCGGCCTGCCCGAGAAGAAGATCGAGCGTCGCTAG
- a CDS encoding transposase codes for MTVPSVDPVAAMSFRVGVDNPSRFARSRTVGAPFGLTPMRHQSGTSIDYEGHITKQGDIAAREALWETAARLLLRDRERSTLRAWAPRIRQAVQDVVRDRRGRTQTCRNSAPDVDQRNRLPRRLRRQDHATPQIEAGAMTATSTKRKISAGLQSAC; via the coding sequence ATGACAGTGCCAAGCGTGGATCCAGTTGCAGCAATGTCGTTTAGAGTTGGCGTCGATAACCCCAGTCGTTTCGCGCGTTCGCGAACAGTCGGGGCGCCCTTTGGCTTGACACCGATGCGACATCAGTCAGGAACATCCATCGACTACGAAGGTCACATCACAAAGCAAGGTGACATAGCTGCACGGGAGGCGCTGTGGGAAACGGCTGCGCGTCTTCTGCTGCGGGACAGAGAACGGTCGACCCTGCGCGCATGGGCGCCTCGCATTCGCCAAGCGGTCCAGGATGTTGTTCGCGATCGTCGCGGTCGCACGCAAACTTGCAGGAATTCTGCACCGGATGTGGATCAACGAAACCGACTTCCACGTCGGCTTCGGCGCCAAGATCACGCAACGCCTCAGATTGAGGCCGGCGCAATGACTGCGACTTCAACGAAAAGGAAGATCAGCGCCGGCCTGCAGTCCGCCTGCTGA
- a CDS encoding very short patch repair endonuclease, producing MAKSSPVAKILPRRMREPLTRSQMMGRIRSKNTKPEVLVRSALHGLGLRFRNHADDLPGKPDIANKTHKWAIFVHGCFWHSHAGCRLASSPKSNVGYWIEKLARNQARDTEKIAALESQGYRVLVVWECEVRDGDQLQRALEAFVAFKVGQRS from the coding sequence ATGGCCAAGTCGTCCCCGGTCGCCAAGATCCTACCACGACGGATGCGCGAGCCACTTACGCGCTCCCAGATGATGGGGCGGATCCGTTCCAAGAATACTAAACCAGAGGTTCTTGTCCGATCCGCTCTGCATGGCCTCGGACTTCGCTTCCGCAATCACGCCGACGACCTTCCGGGCAAACCGGACATTGCGAACAAGACTCACAAATGGGCAATCTTCGTCCACGGCTGCTTCTGGCACTCACACGCTGGCTGCAGGCTGGCATCGTCGCCGAAGTCGAACGTCGGCTACTGGATCGAGAAGCTTGCTCGCAACCAGGCTCGCGACACGGAAAAGATTGCAGCGCTAGAATCCCAAGGCTATCGGGTTCTCGTTGTCTGGGAATGCGAGGTTCGCGACGGCGATCAGCTGCAGCGCGCGCTTGAAGCATTCGTAGCTTTCAAAGTCGGCCAGAGATCGTGA